A stretch of Strix aluco isolate bStrAlu1 chromosome 16, bStrAlu1.hap1, whole genome shotgun sequence DNA encodes these proteins:
- the DBX1 gene encoding homeobox protein DBX1, with protein MMFPSLIAPPAVYPSLLRPTPTLTLPQSLQSAFSSHSSFLVEDLIRISRPTSYLPRTAPPSSMSPPTSAARTDSGTPELTSSTTTSAGSRRICSPQTSSGDSTFLKFGVNAILSSAPRAETSPALLQSVPPKTFSFPYFEGSFQPFIRSSYFPAASTVVPIPGTFSWPLAARGKPRRGMLRRAVFSDVQRKALEKMFQKQKYISKPDRKKLAAKLGLKDSQVKIWFQNRRMKWRNSKERELLSSGGCREQTLPTKFNPHPDLSDVGKKCSGEEEEEEVPPVCPPSPRHPLTYQQSPEHLHLRDRLDSQMSPSPSHSSSPSKPSDFSDSEEEDDEGEEEEEEITVS; from the exons ATGATGTTCCCCAGCCTCATCGCTCCGCCGGCCGTCTACCCCAGCCTCCTGCGCCCGACCCCCACCCTCACCTTGCCTCAGTCGCTGCAGTCAGCTTTTTCCAGCCATTCCAGCTTCCTGGTGGAAGATTTGATCCGGATCAGCAGACCCACCAGTTACCTGCCCAGGACTGCCCCCCCGTCCAGCATGTCCCCCCCAACCTCGGCGGCCAGGACGGACTCGGGGACGCCGGAGCTCACCAGCTCCACCACCACCTCCGCCGgctccaggaggatctgttcgcCACAGACTTCCAGCGGCGACTCCACTTTCCTCAAGTTTGGAGTCAACGCCATCCTCTCCTCCGCCCCCCGAGCCG aAACGTCCCCTGCGTTGCTGCAGAGCGTCCCTCCAAAGACTTTCTCCTTTCCGTACTTTGAAGGATCCTTCCAGCCCTTTATCAGATCTTCCTACTTCCCAG CTGCCTCTACTGTGGTCCCCATCCCTGGCACCTTCTCCTGGCCGCTGGCCGCCCGCGGCAAGCCCCGCCGCGGCATGCTGCGCCGGGCCGTCTTCTCCGACGTGCAGCGCAAGGCACTGGAGAAGATGTTCCAGAAGCAGAAGTACATCAGCAAACCCGATAGGAAAAAGTTGGCAGCCAAGCTGGGCCTCAAGGACTCGCAG GTGAAGATCTGGTTCCAGAACAGGCGGATGAAGTGGAGGAACTCCAAAGAAAGAGAGCTCCTCTCTTCTGGTGGCTGCAGAGAACAGACCCTACCCACCAAGTTCAACCCTCACCCAGACCTCAGTGACGTAGGCAAGAAATGttcaggagaggaggaagaggaggaagttcCCCCCGTGTGCCCACCCAGCCCCCGGCACCCCTTAACCTACCAACAGTCCCCAGAACATCTACACCTGAGGGACAGACTGGACTCCCAGATGTCTCCTTCTCCATCCCATTCTAGCAGCCCCAGCAAACCTTCAGACTTCTCAGACTCAGAAGAAGAGGATgatgaaggggaagaggaagaggaggagataaCAGTCTCTTAG